A portion of the Acidisarcina polymorpha genome contains these proteins:
- a CDS encoding DUF3500 domain-containing protein, producing the protein MELVHPAGHHAHAHDHAETSTTRRQFITSLLAASIVAPYAFGEVDKGDLAAGYRRDSEVMERVGLADPFKGITTNGTIIPGLYKIAPTQCPTDAVRNAAAHYMATLSDQQLVRTVFPVDDPQWRKWANQGYYVRSGVSMRDMTTPQREAAMALMRASLSAKGFDLARNIMRLNETLAEMIDDHLVTGEWAYYFTIMGKPSAMEPWGWQFQGPHAILNYFVLGDQVVATPLFFGSEPTHATSGKYKGLSVLQKEQNDGLALVRSLPQLQQQRAVLKFSKTGNDNLTEAFKDNIVLDYAGLRANELPPPARQSLRDLVQLYVSNMDEDHARMKMNEVDQHLDNTWFSWIGGIEPGSVYYYRIQSPVVVIEFDHQTPANLARFAADPDAPTRQHIHTVLRTPNGNDYGKDLLRQHYLTHPHTT; encoded by the coding sequence ATGGAACTCGTTCATCCCGCCGGCCATCACGCTCACGCGCACGATCATGCCGAAACATCGACCACACGACGGCAATTTATTACCTCTCTCTTGGCCGCCAGCATCGTCGCACCTTACGCCTTTGGTGAGGTCGATAAGGGCGACCTGGCGGCAGGCTATCGTCGCGACTCCGAAGTCATGGAGCGAGTCGGGCTCGCTGATCCATTCAAAGGAATCACCACAAATGGAACGATTATTCCCGGCCTGTATAAGATCGCGCCGACCCAATGCCCGACGGACGCCGTGCGCAACGCCGCAGCCCACTACATGGCCACGCTGAGTGATCAGCAACTGGTGCGCACCGTGTTTCCGGTCGATGACCCGCAATGGCGAAAGTGGGCAAATCAGGGGTACTACGTACGGAGCGGCGTCAGCATGCGCGACATGACAACCCCCCAGCGCGAGGCTGCAATGGCTCTTATGCGCGCTTCGCTCAGCGCTAAGGGCTTCGACCTGGCGCGCAACATCATGCGCCTCAACGAAACACTGGCCGAGATGATCGACGATCACCTCGTCACCGGCGAGTGGGCATACTACTTCACGATCATGGGTAAGCCGTCGGCGATGGAACCTTGGGGATGGCAGTTCCAGGGCCCGCACGCCATCCTCAATTACTTCGTGCTTGGCGATCAGGTTGTCGCCACCCCGCTGTTCTTTGGTTCAGAGCCGACTCATGCCACATCCGGAAAATACAAGGGACTATCTGTCCTCCAGAAGGAACAAAATGATGGCTTGGCCCTGGTGCGATCGTTGCCGCAACTACAGCAGCAGCGAGCGGTCTTGAAGTTCTCGAAGACCGGCAACGATAACCTTACCGAAGCATTCAAAGATAACATCGTTTTGGATTACGCGGGTCTCCGGGCGAACGAACTGCCGCCGCCCGCTCGTCAGAGCCTGCGTGATTTGGTTCAGCTTTATGTCAGTAACATGGATGAAGACCATGCCCGCATGAAGATGAACGAGGTGGACCAACACCTGGACAACACCTGGTTCTCCTGGATTGGCGGAATCGAACCCGGCAGCGTTTACTACTATCGCATCCAGAGCCCTGTCGTCGTCATTGAATTCGACCACCAGACGCCGGCCAACCTTGCGCGATTCGCAGCGGATCCGGACGCTCCCACCCGCCAGCATATTCACACCGTGCTGCGTACTCCCAACGGAAATGATTACGGCAAGGATCTCCTAAGACAGCACTACCTGACGCATCCACACACGACTTAG
- a CDS encoding ATP-binding protein yields the protein MKPPPIRVRLTAWYLVVISTALTVSFFAVYFGIQRAIEDTVDTQLEARSDTLIRFLEHYNPPRVAAGSQPLPAEAALGPGDQLYQISDVSGAMLFQSPAMRELQVPLDVNQLYHHYRHHRDQGNFTTYYRRSSDVRVLASLVQLQGNAYRIQVATDVNPFYEILETFRKWSWAGLPLIVCLAGLGGYWLTGRAMKPVHDLVHSTRDISEHSLSRRIPVPAAQDELRQLAETINAMLARLESAFTRVTRFTADASHELRTPITVIRTTAEVILERERSSAELREMVGLILRESESTSTLIEQLLTLARTDADTEQLNLEELELRSLLAELDASSRVLAESRSLQWTMEVPDQPVVIHADQANLRRMLLILIENACRYTEPNGSVRLSLRVQKPEALIEVTDTGIGIPPEELTHIFDRFYRASNARFFDPEGTGLGLPIARWIATSHGGTLTAQSTLGRGTCMAVRLRLSGNE from the coding sequence ATGAAACCGCCTCCCATTCGTGTTCGACTTACGGCCTGGTACCTGGTCGTGATATCGACCGCCCTCACAGTCTCCTTCTTCGCAGTGTACTTCGGTATACAGAGGGCCATTGAAGACACCGTAGACACGCAGCTCGAAGCGCGGAGCGACACACTGATACGCTTCCTGGAACATTACAATCCACCCCGGGTCGCCGCAGGGTCGCAGCCGCTTCCAGCAGAGGCTGCACTGGGCCCAGGCGACCAGCTCTATCAGATCAGTGATGTCTCCGGAGCCATGCTCTTCCAGTCACCCGCTATGCGCGAACTTCAGGTGCCGCTCGACGTAAACCAGCTCTATCATCACTACCGTCACCACCGCGACCAGGGAAATTTCACCACCTACTATCGCCGCAGCAGCGACGTTCGCGTACTGGCATCTCTTGTTCAACTGCAAGGCAACGCATATCGCATTCAAGTCGCCACCGACGTAAACCCGTTTTACGAAATTCTGGAAACATTTAGAAAGTGGTCATGGGCCGGCTTGCCGCTCATCGTCTGTCTGGCCGGCCTTGGTGGCTATTGGCTCACCGGGCGAGCGATGAAGCCCGTCCATGACCTCGTCCATTCCACGCGCGACATCTCGGAACACAGCCTATCCAGGCGTATCCCAGTCCCAGCCGCGCAGGATGAACTGCGCCAGCTCGCTGAGACCATCAACGCAATGCTCGCCAGGCTGGAGTCGGCCTTCACAAGAGTCACGCGCTTTACCGCAGACGCTTCGCACGAGCTGCGCACTCCCATCACCGTCATCCGGACCACAGCCGAGGTCATCCTCGAACGAGAGCGCTCGAGTGCGGAGTTGAGGGAGATGGTTGGATTGATCCTGCGTGAGTCGGAGTCCACGTCAACCCTGATCGAACAACTGTTGACTCTCGCCCGGACTGATGCTGACACCGAGCAGCTGAATCTGGAGGAGTTGGAGCTGCGATCCTTATTAGCGGAGCTGGACGCAAGCAGCAGAGTGCTTGCCGAAAGCCGCAGTCTGCAATGGACAATGGAAGTCCCCGATCAGCCCGTCGTCATCCATGCAGATCAGGCAAATCTGCGACGCATGCTCCTCATTCTGATTGAGAACGCCTGCCGCTACACCGAGCCCAATGGATCGGTCCGGCTCAGCCTGCGTGTACAGAAACCCGAAGCCCTGATCGAAGTGACCGATACCGGCATCGGGATTCCTCCCGAGGAATTAACGCATATCTTCGACCGCTTCTATCGCGCCTCAAACGCGCGCTTCTTTGATCCCGAGGGAACAGGTCTGGGCCTGCCAATCGCTAGATGGATCGCAACCTCGCACGGCGGCACTCTGACCGCGCAGAGCACCCTCGGCAGGGGAACCTGCATGGCAGTTCGCCTTCGCCTAAGCGGGAACGAGTGA
- a CDS encoding alpha/beta hydrolase, which yields MPDPQLTSGPEFEETTPKAWQGTGRPVTGISNVTRPTMTVYGPTGSNTGVAVVVFPGGGYQGLAIDLEGTEVCDWLTPRGITCVLLKYRVTDVGPYPKSGPYPESPMALEDAQRTIGLVRFHAAGLHVDPHKIGVLGFSSGGHLVAAVSTHTQRIYPLVDAADKVSCRPDFAIPIYPGHLSLSAAEWDTHQGRTKYSIPQSILKSCQNHELCLNPEIPVTSQTPPTFLLQSEDDHVDNVDDALAYYIALKNAGVPVEMHLYAQGGHAFGLRRTNLPITDWPELVDKWLSSIGMTH from the coding sequence GCAGGCCCGTGACTGGGATCAGCAACGTCACCCGTCCCACAATGACGGTGTACGGACCAACCGGCAGCAACACGGGCGTGGCTGTGGTGGTGTTTCCCGGCGGAGGGTACCAGGGCTTGGCGATCGACCTCGAAGGAACGGAGGTCTGTGATTGGTTAACGCCGCGGGGCATTACGTGCGTCCTCTTAAAGTACCGAGTCACTGACGTGGGACCGTACCCGAAGTCGGGACCATATCCCGAGTCCCCGATGGCTCTGGAAGACGCTCAAAGAACGATTGGTCTTGTACGCTTTCACGCTGCAGGACTTCATGTTGACCCCCATAAGATCGGGGTTCTCGGGTTCTCGTCAGGCGGTCATCTGGTGGCGGCGGTAAGCACACACACTCAGCGTATTTACCCACTTGTCGATGCGGCTGATAAGGTGAGCTGCAGACCCGACTTCGCGATTCCCATCTACCCTGGTCATCTCTCATTATCGGCAGCAGAATGGGACACTCATCAAGGCAGGACCAAGTATTCCATACCGCAATCTATTCTGAAATCCTGCCAGAATCATGAACTCTGCCTTAACCCCGAGATTCCGGTTACAAGCCAGACACCGCCCACGTTTTTGCTCCAGAGCGAAGACGACCATGTTGACAATGTCGACGATGCGCTTGCGTACTATATTGCTCTGAAGAACGCAGGCGTTCCGGTCGAGATGCATCTGTATGCGCAAGGCGGACATGCATTTGGACTTCGTCGCACTAACTTGCCCATAACGGACTGGCCTGAGCTAGTGGACAAGTGGCTCAGTAGTATCGGCATGACCCACTGA
- a CDS encoding response regulator transcription factor yields the protein MHILIVEDKHSLANMLRTSLEEKGNTVVLAFEGEEGLAHAESGLFDVMVLDIMLPRMDGLEVIRRLRHKGHLLPVLALTARDTVADIVAALDLGIDDYLTKPFAMAEFLARLRAVARKGPAVKHVDLQVGDLVLDPRSGQVRRGDVLLMLTRRQFALLEYLMRRAGHVLTREALLERIWSDNPDVAANTLEVFIRALRTKIDVDREKSLIETVRGVGYRMDSGVQP from the coding sequence GTGCACATCCTGATTGTGGAGGACAAGCATAGTCTCGCTAACATGCTTAGGACCAGCCTTGAAGAGAAAGGCAATACCGTCGTTCTTGCCTTCGAGGGGGAAGAAGGATTGGCTCACGCCGAGTCGGGTCTCTTCGACGTCATGGTCCTGGATATTATGTTGCCGCGCATGGATGGCCTTGAGGTCATACGGCGTCTTCGCCACAAAGGCCATCTGCTGCCAGTTCTGGCGCTGACCGCCCGCGACACGGTCGCTGACATCGTGGCCGCGCTTGACCTCGGCATCGACGACTATCTTACCAAGCCGTTTGCCATGGCTGAATTTCTGGCGCGGCTTCGCGCCGTCGCACGCAAGGGGCCCGCGGTGAAACACGTCGACCTTCAGGTAGGAGATCTTGTTCTCGATCCCAGGAGCGGTCAGGTCAGGCGCGGAGACGTACTCTTGATGCTTACGCGCAGACAGTTCGCCTTACTCGAGTACCTCATGCGGCGCGCAGGTCATGTGCTCACGCGAGAAGCCCTCCTCGAGCGGATCTGGAGCGATAATCCGGATGTCGCCGCGAACACGCTGGAGGTTTTCATTCGCGCTCTACGTACCAAGATCGACGTCGATCGTGAGAAGAGTTTGATTGAAACAGTTCGTGGTGTCGGTTATCGCATGGATAGCGGTGTCCAACCATGA
- a CDS encoding DUF4267 domain-containing protein, giving the protein MHTTVPLAVAVLLAAGIIIIGSFYIASPEKMTGSFGLKLPSPDPDTRAWLRLKGIRDIVSGLVALTLMLTTNSRTVGIAFLVESLTAFGDMSNVLGSGGSKQAAFSIHGVTFTVMVITGLFLIQVF; this is encoded by the coding sequence ATGCACACCACCGTCCCTCTCGCTGTCGCAGTTCTGCTCGCCGCCGGGATCATCATCATCGGCAGCTTCTACATCGCTTCGCCCGAAAAGATGACGGGGTCCTTCGGCCTCAAGCTTCCCTCACCGGATCCGGACACTCGCGCGTGGCTGCGCCTCAAAGGTATCCGGGACATCGTATCCGGCCTGGTCGCCCTTACGCTGATGCTTACAACGAATTCGCGGACCGTGGGCATTGCGTTTCTCGTCGAGTCCCTCACCGCGTTCGGCGATATGTCGAACGTACTTGGTTCGGGCGGCTCAAAGCAGGCAGCCTTCTCCATTCATGGCGTGACCTTCACTGTCATGGTCATCACGGGCCTGTTCCTAATTCAAGTCTTTTGA